In Candidatus Electrothrix scaldis, the genomic window TGGGGTCGATAGCATCCGGCCAGGGAGGCCAATAATAGACAAGAGCAAAAAGGATAATGCCGGTGAGAATAAAGAGTAATCGTTTCCAATCAAATTGCTTTTTCACCCCGGACAAACGAAGCACCTGAGGACTTGCAGACGGCATCTTTTGACTCCGATGTCTTATTTTTTCTCGGCTTGGGAAGAAATATTTTGCCCCTGCGGCAAGGTACACCAGGTATTGCACATGGTGTGGAAAAGTTCTTCAAAGCGAAGAAGGCCTATAACCGCTCCATCCTCACTGACAGGGATACAGGTGGTATGATGATTATGCAGAAGCACAATAGCTTCCAGGATATGGGTATCTGCGGGAAGGGTAAAATCTACAGGACGCATCTGGGAACGAACCTGCCGGGTCCGATTGCCTCCGCACTCAGAAAGCACATGATCTTCGTAGAGATAGGTAAGATGATGATATTCTGCTTTACTCGTAAAAAAGCCCTTGCATTTGCAGCGCCCTAGTATGCTCGGAACCAGCCCACGAAGAATATCGAGCCGTGAAAGAGTGCCAACCAGACGATCCTGCTCATCAAGGACAAGCAGGACCGGCAACTCGACGGGGTGTGCCTCCGTGAGAAACTCTGAGAACAGGGCAATGGCCTCGTCCAAGGTCTGGTGTTGGTACACGCTGAGGCAGCGATCAAGAGGGGTGATCATTTCCCGAATATCCTTGCAACGCTCCGGCATCTCTGTGGCCCCTTACAAATCGCTCAAAATCCCCGAAAAAATCTACCAGAACATTACCAGAAATTACCAGCTCATCCGTTTCAAGATGTCCTGCATCTCGGCATCCGCCTTTCGGTGCCGAGCTGTGAGTCGGGATTGCTTGGCTGTCTCAATCTTTGCCAGGAGCTCTTCCATTTCCACTGGCTTCAGCAGAAAATCACTGGCCCCCTGTTTCATAGCCTCAATGCCACCAGCAACCGTAGCATGCCCGGTGAGCATCAGGACCTCCAAATTCGGTCTCCTGGCCTTGATTTGCCTCAGAGTTTCAAGCCCGTCAATACCCGGCATAGAAAGATCAACAACAGCCACATCAAAAGCCCGCTTTCCAACCAGGGATACTGCTTCCTCCCCGCAGGTCACAGCCGTAACCCGCATCCCTCGGGTTTCCAGGCGACGGGCAAGCAATTGGGCAAAGTCCTCTTCATCGTCAACAAGCAATACCTTTGTTGGCAGATGGCCCTCTATATCCATGCTATTTTTCCTCCCGAGCTACGCATTCCTTTGCCAGCTGATCCCTACGTCATACTCTATTGTAC contains:
- a CDS encoding CBS domain-containing protein — protein: MPERCKDIREMITPLDRCLSVYQHQTLDEAIALFSEFLTEAHPVELPVLLVLDEQDRLVGTLSRLDILRGLVPSILGRCKCKGFFTSKAEYHHLTYLYEDHVLSECGGNRTRQVRSQMRPVDFTLPADTHILEAIVLLHNHHTTCIPVSEDGAVIGLLRFEELFHTMCNTWCTLPQGQNISSQAEKK
- a CDS encoding response regulator produces the protein MDIEGHLPTKVLLVDDEEDFAQLLARRLETRGMRVTAVTCGEEAVSLVGKRAFDVAVVDLSMPGIDGLETLRQIKARRPNLEVLMLTGHATVAGGIEAMKQGASDFLLKPVEMEELLAKIETAKQSRLTARHRKADAEMQDILKRMSW